In Euphorbia lathyris chromosome 9, ddEupLath1.1, whole genome shotgun sequence, the following are encoded in one genomic region:
- the LOC136206511 gene encoding chaperone protein dnaJ 72-like, producing MDYYKVLEVNKKASKEEIKQAYKRLALKYHPDLHSHSSKSVQDNATLRFKLLSEAYQFLSDDRKRADYNIRSSSSSSSTYNNGYSYYYNSSSTTRTAKADADGFFSKFHVALRFLTTRAFLLNFAFAGALIGGAVVIDRSREALWKKHNSGKSFEEAMESIEKAKTGRHEV from the exons ATGGATTACTACAAGGTTTTGGAGGTGAACAAGAAGGCTTCCAAAGAAGAAATTAAGCAAGCATATAAGAGATTGGCTCTCAAATATCATCCTGATCTCCATTCTCACTCTTCTAAATCTGTCCAAGACAATGCTACTCTCCGTTTCAAACTACTCTCTGAGGCTTATCAATTCCTCTCCGACGATCGGAAGCGCGCCGATTACAACATTCgatcttcctcctcttcttcttccacctATAATAATGGCTATAGCTACTATTACAATTCTTCCTCTACAACTCGCACTGCGAAAGCTGATGCTGATGGGTTTTTCTCCAAATTCCATGTCGCCCTTCGCTTTTTAACCACGCGAGCCTTTCTTCTCAATTTTGCCTTTGCCGG AGCATTAATTGGTGGGGCAGTGGTAATAGATAGGAGCAGGGAGGCGTTGTGGAAAAAGCATAATTCTGGG AAATCATTCGAGGAAGCCATGGAATCCATTGAGAAAGCTAAGACAGGTAGACACGAGGTGTAA